DNA from Desulfitibacter sp. BRH_c19:
TTCAGGGCTGTAATATTTTGTATTAGGTGCAGCAATACTTTCTTTAGTTATTTCCCTCGGGTTATGCTTTTTGCTACCCATTGTAAAGCACCAGTATCCTCCTGGATATGTAGGAACTGTGGCTACATACAAGTCTTTAACTGGAAATATCCCAGCTAAATCTTTATGAATTCTTTTTATCATATCTCCATTAAAGAAAGGTGAAGCAGTTTGGGCAACGAAAATTCCATCTTCCTTTAGTGCATTAAATACGTCAGTATAAAACTCTTTAGAAAACAACCCAACAGCTGGCCCAATTGGGTCAGTTGAGTCTACTAAAATAACATCATATGTATTCTTATTATCTTTGACATGCTTAATGCCATCACCAATTTTCACTTCAACCTTTGGGTCTTTTAATCCAGCAGAAATTGATGGTAAATACTTTTTACTTACTTCAACCACAACTCCGTCAATTTCAACTAAAGTGGCTTTCTTTACCTTGGGATGTTTGGCAACTTCTCTAATAGTTCCTCCATCTCCACCACCGATAACAAGAACATTTTCTGGGTTTGGATGGGTATTAAGTGCTGGGAAACTAATCATTTCATGATAGACAAACTCATCTCTTACATTTGTTTGAATAACATTATCTAGAAGTAGCATTGTACCAAAGGTATCTGTATCAACTACTTTCACATCTTGATACTCACTTTTTTCATGATGTAAAGTCTTCTTTACTAAACAAGAAACCGCTAATCCTGGTAATTGTTTTTCTGTGAACCAAATTCCTTCCATTTAAGAATTGCCTCCTTCATTTCTTATATTTTTAATGTGCTGAAAAAGCCATTTAATCCTTTTAAGCCTTTTACTTCAATATCTTTATGCTGGATTAATACCTTGAATTTTTCTCCCATGCCATCAGGCATTGTAAGCCTTTTTAAAGCATAAGAATTTTTAACACCCTCAAGATCAGAACCCAATTTCATTTTGTCCGCTATATTTAAGTTTACAAGAAATCTCATTTGAGAGGTATAGCCAGCTGTTTGTAGGCCAGTCTTTTCTCCATAATGTTTTATTGCAGAAAAGTTCACATGGGATGTTATATCTTGTTCTCCTGGATTTAGAAGAACATCTTGGGTATTAGTATGGTTAGAATAACTCATTAATGTACCTTTAAATCGAAAAGGTTCTTCTAGCTCCTTTGTCTTATAACCATAATCAATGGTTATTAGAAAGCCTTTTTCTAGCTTTGAAGCTACTTCTTCAAGCCAATTTATAGCATCAAGATTTACCTCGATTTCTTGTTCATCTTCTAAACTAATATGTAATTCATCAAGATAGTCTGCAATATCATTGTTTGAAAGCTCTCCGATTTCTTCACAAAAAGCTCCATTTTCATATTGGATGTAAATTTCTTTCAATTTTCCATCTAGCTGTGTGACTTTATGAATAGGAAATGCATCTACAAGTTCATTAGAAAAGACTATTCCTGTAAAGTTATTTATTTTGCTAATAGAATTCTCCCACCTACACTTACCAGCATGACCTTCTAATTGTCTTTTCTGTACATCAGTCATATATGGGCTTGTTTCAATTAATACATAAGCTATTGCGTCGTAGTAGTCACCATAGTCTTGCGAGTAGTCTAAAATATCCTTTGCAAGAAGTCCTGTTCCAGGGCCCATTTCAACTAAATAAAATTCTTTGGGTTTCTTGCAAATTGTCCACATTTCATATAACTGTTCGGCTATACAATGCCCAAAGGCGCTATGCACATTGGGGCTTGTATAGAAATCCCCTTCTCTACCTATTTTGGGTTTATCCTTTACATAGTATCCCCAGATAGGATGATACAAAGCAATTTTCATAAAGTCATAAAACCGTAGGGGTTTATTGGCAATATGTTCTATTAAATACTCTCGTAGCTCTTGAGACATAATACTCCTATCCTAATTTAAAATATAATTAAACTTCCATTAAAAATATAGAAAAACGGCAGCTTAGCTAGCCTTGCTGCCGGAATTGCCAGTACCTTTACTATCAGAAGACTTATAGTCGGGACTACGATTATCTGTTGTATAAAAACCACCAGTTTTATACACTACATGGACATTTCGGCTTATCAGCCTTTCTACCTTGCTATTACATTCTGGGCAATTCTTCAAAGGGTCATCCTTAATTGATTGTAATTTTTCAAATACACCACATTTTTCACACTTGTACTCATAAGTTGGCATTTATGATTCCTCCTCTTGGTCATCATTTAGTCCAGTTTGTTTATATAACTTTATAAAATTTAATATAAATTCTATTTCCTTTTTGTTACTATGACAAAGTAGTTTTAAAACTGATTGAACTTCCTTATTTGCCAGAAGATCTTTTAAGTCAGGGCTCATTTGTCGAAGCATGTCCTCAGGTCCAGCACCATTAAGTATAAAATAACATGGCGAAATTGACAAGGCTTCAGCAATTTTTTCTATAGTTGATAAAGATGGTTGTACTTTTCCAGTTTCAAGTTGTCCTATTAATCCTGTTGAAAGGTTTGAAAGGGTAGCAATGTTACTCTGGGTTATTCCTTGTTCTTCTCTGACACGTTTTAATTTTTGTCCAAAGGTTAAATTGGAATCAACAATAGTAGTAACTGGCACATCTAACACATCAGCAAGTTTTTTCACAGCTTCTATAGATGGTAGAACTTTGCCTGTTTCAATATCACTCATATATGAAATTGAGTAACCAGTTCTTTCTGCAATTTTGGACAAAGTAAGGTTCTTTTCATTTCTTATTAATCTAACTCTTTCACCTAATTCTATGCCCTGAATCATATTTTCAGATAAAAAAATGCTTTTAGAAATATTTAATACATTTATAATCTTTTCAATTGTTCGTAATGATGGGCTTTTTCTGCCTGTCTCTATCTCACTTAAAAAGGAAACGGAAACCTTGGACTTTGCTGCTAGCTCAGCAAGGGACATTCCCCTTTCCTCCCGGATCTCCCTAATTTTAGAACCATTAATTTTCATTATTTTCCTACATCCCCTAAATTTACATAGTTAGATTATTTTCTACTTATATATTAACACTTTATAGCATAAGGTCAATATTCCCACCTAAAAACTTGCTCACTTATCTTTAGATTTTTGTCAAGGGCAATTAATGCTAGCCCTTTGTCTACTACCTCATCTATTAACACTTCACTTATTTCAGCAATTACAATGGTTTTTCCACCACTTCTTTGTAGCAAGTAAACGTTATCTACTCTATATGAATAATGCCAATCACTAGGCACTTGTTTAAAGTCTGATACTGAAGATATGATTTCCCCTATTAGCGGTTCAGCATAGTAATCAGATAATCGCCTAATTACCTCTTCTAATGGTTCTGTTAACCATTGCTCATACTGTATAGCCTCAGAAACTCTGTTAGCTATAGTTCCAGATGCTTTAGGAAGAGTTTCATAGTCCTTCCACCAATCGACCACTTCCGCGTATTTATAACTGTCCTGGTAGTTCAAAGCCATGAAATCTGCTAGCAAAAGATTGCAATTGACACAAATAATGAAACTGCATGTAAGTATGATACCTTTAAGAAAGACCATGATATTCCCACTTTCGTCTAATTATTTTTAACAACATTAAACTATTCTTTTTATGGGTATTGTTTCCTTCTTTTCCTGTATTTACTTCATTATATGTATTGTTTATCTATATTTTTTTGATTGTTATGAAGAATGTCTAAAAAAGAAAAGACCTTGTCATTTAAGTGACAAAGTCTAACAAAACAATAGATTATCGGATAAACTTTTTTTCAATTAGATCAACCAATGCGGAAACATCTTCAAAACTAAATTTAGGTACATCCATATCAATATCACAATCTGTAACTAATGCTAGTAATTCTTTAGCATCACATAAAGGCTCTGTGCCTCTTTCCATTCTAACTATTTCGATTTTGGGTTTATTGGCTCTTTTATAACCTTCTGTAATAATAATATCTACATTTTGCAGCTTCTCTGCAATCTCATCCAATGTTTTCTCCTCAGATAGTTTTTCAATTATGGCTATTTTATTGGGAGATGAAATAACCACAGTATCTGCCCCAGCTTGAGCGTGTTTCCAAGTATCCTTTCCAGGCACATCTATATCAAAACCATGAACATCATGCTTGATAGTAGCTACCTTATACCCACGAGACTTTATTTCCCTTAAAACTTTCTCCAAGTGAGTGGTCTTGCCTACATTTGATCTACCAACTAATGAAATCATTTTTGCCATTCGCAACCCTCTTTCAAGTTAGATAATAGTTTTAGTTTCTACAAATTATTAATATAATCCTGCATGTAAAAAAAGCATCAGGTTTTATCCTTAATGCTTTTGTATTTTATCATAGTTATCTACTATCTTTGTCATTAGCTTTGCCAAAACCCTTCTATCTTCTTCATCTCCAACTGACCACATTTCTGCAAGAGCTGCCTGTCCTTTATTTCTTGGATCCACCATATGTATCAGTTTGCCAAATTGATATGCCATCCAACCAATTTTATCATCTGAAATCCCAACTACCTCGCCTGCATGCATGGCTTTTGATAAAAAGTATTTCCATTCTTCCCAATCATTATAGAATTTAACCATAACACCACTCCTAGGATTTTAATTTTTTTATACAAAGTATTCAATCTTACTATTTGGAAAATATTTTCCGATCATTCCCTTAAATATATTATTAATGCTTTTCATATCTTCTTTAGGATATAAGTACTTTGTATAACCGAACTGTCCATATTTTAGTTGTCTTTCTTCTTCATCCATTGGAAGGTCAGTATTTGGAAAGATATCCATTATATTATTTTTGGCCCTCGTAGTGTAGCGATGCGTTATTATTTCAAAAGTTATGGCTTCTTTAACCACCTTTTGCAAATCATTTTGTAAGCTCAAAAATAGAGATTTATAGTCATCTTCCCAGCCGTCATAAATTATGACTGGGCCAATAATAAATCCTAATGGATATTCAGCTTTTGCCACTTTTCTAGCAGCTGCCAGGCGTTCTTTCAAACCAGGTGTATTGTGCTCAAATTTTGTAATTACATAGGGCGTATTTATACTAAAGCGAAATCTAGTGTTTCCATTATGATTAATATTTAACAGGGAATTAACCTCAGCATACTTTGTCACAAATCTAAACCTTCCATGGGATTCACCTGAAAAAAATCTAATTGTTTCCTCCAAATTGCCAGTTAGGTGTTCTAAAGCAAGCGGGTCTGAGGTAGCCGCTCCTTCAAAAACTGTTATTTCCGGTAATCTACCATCTATGTACTCCTTGGCTTTAGCTAGAACTTCATGAATATTAACATAGATCCTCAAATAGGGCTTTTTCCCAAGGGTTGTGTGAAGGTAACAATACTCACACATTCCAGGGCAACTGGTTGATAATGGTAGTTGATAATGAGCTGATGGTTTACAGGTCTGAAAATCACTACTTTTCCTAACTCCAACTACAAGGGTCTTTTTTGCCTCCTTGAAGCCCTCTTGTGGACTTTTTCCGGGTATGCCTATAACCCTATTGTGGGAACCAATTATTGTAACAGCCACATCTTTATCATTTTTGAATTGAGTATATAATTTTTCTCCTAGGGGATAATCCAAAGCCCCTTGCTCAAATAAAACTCTTTTAGGTTTAAAGGTTTGCACCTTATATTTTGCCTCCAAACATGAAAAAGCGACTTACCTTAGTAAATTTAAGGAAAACCGCTTTTTTATATTAGTATGTCACTTTTTTCTTTTAATAAACAGCTTTAGGGGTATTAGTATCTGTTAATATTTGGTGTCAAGTCCCAAGTGCTCTGTTAATTGACGCAAAAACCACTCTACATCACTAACCAAACCAATGGTTTGGAAGCTTCCCCTATCAGCAAGTTTTGTTACTACTGCAGGGTTTATGTCAACACAGATGGCTTTAATGGATGCTGGTAAAATATTTCCCGTAGCAATTGCATGAAGCATACTTGACAGCATAACAACCATCTCAACACCATCAAGCTTGGACCTCATGGCTTCCTGAGCCTTGATAACATCAGTAATTACTTCAGGCATGGGACCATCATCTCTAATAGAGCCAGCAAGTACATATTGGGTCTTATTCTTAATAATAGTATACATAAGGCCCTTTGTAAGCACTCCTTGATTAACAGCTTCTTCTAGACTACCTGCAGCTCTAATTCTATTAATGGCCCTTAAATGATGTGAATGACCTTCCTGTATACATTTCCCGGATTTCAAACAAATTCCTAGGGAGGTACCAAAAAATGCATTTTCAACGTCATGGGTTGCAACTGCATTTCCTGCGAAAACTACATCAAGATAATTGTTTTCAATAAGTTTTTCCACCCAGATACCTGCTCCTGTGTGTATAACTGCAGGACCAAGAACAAACAAGATTTTTCCATTTCTTTCTTTAATACTTTGCATCTGCAAAGCTATATCCTTTATGATAAGATTTTTAGGCTTTTCACTACTAACTTCACTACCCATAAAGCTGAAAACCTCTTTATCTGCATCCACATCCATTGTCAACACTTTAACTCCGGTTTTTCCAACCACTATCAGCTGACCTTTTTTGACCCTGCTGATTGGTATGCAATAGGCCTTTGGAGTTTCCGTCTCCTCTAATACTATGGCACAATCCATTTCCATATTCTCAACTTTAATCCAACTATTATTGTGCCAAATAAAGGTGGGAAGATTTGTTGAAGAATAAAATCCCTCAGGGAACACACCATCTCCTGGGGCTAATTCAAGCACTAATTTTGCCTCATTTAAAACACTAGCTCCTAGCTTAGAGACAATTTCAAGAACACTATTTAGAGTTTCCTGGGAAGGTGCAGTAACTTCCATAATTATGTAACTACTGTCAGCTTTTTTCTTTCCAATAACACTATGTTCAATGAATATTTCTCCACCGACATTTTCTACCTCTTCAAAAACAGCAGGCAATATCTTACTGTCAACAATATGTCCTCTTAATTCAACAGTTCTTCTAAACATAGAAGACCCCCTAACAATATTTCTATTACTATTATTCTATCCGTTATAGGAAATTAATACCACAATTATTTTTTAAGTAGATTTTTTAGTATAAATACGATATTAGCAGGTCGTTCGGCTAATCTTCGTGAAAAGTACGGATACCAGTCTGTCCCATAGGGAACGTAGCAACGCACCTTGTGCCCTTCCCTAACAAGCTGTTCTTGAAGATTTGAGCATATACCATAAAGCATCTGAAATTCATACTGAGAAGTTGGTATGTTTTTCTTTGAGATATAATCTTTAGAAATATTTATTATATTCTCGTCGTGAGAGGCAATTGCTGTATAAAAACCTGCATCTAAGTGCTTTTTAATGATTTTTACTAAGTTATCATCAACATCTTTCTTTAGTGGAAATGCTACCTCTTTTGGTTCGTTATATGCACCCTTCATTAATCGAAAGTTTGGTTTTAAATCTGATAGGTTATCCATATCTTTTTCAGTTCTATATAGATAGGATTGAAGAGCTAACCCAACATTGTTTGGATATTTTTCCTTTAATTCTCTAAAGACAGCTATTGTAGCATCCACCTTTGATGAATCTTCCATATCTATTCTCACAAAGTTATCAAGCTCGTTAGCTTTACCTACAATTTCCATCAAATTGCTCAGGCAAAATTCCTGATCAATATCTAACCCTAATTGAGTTAATTTAACCGACAAATTGCTGTCAACACCAATATCACTAATAACCTCTAATATTCTAATAGCTTCCATGGTACCATCAGTAGCTGTTTTGGCTTCATAGCAACTTTCTCCCAGATTATCTAGTGTGGCAGAAATGCCCTTTGCATTTAATTGTTTGATAGCATTAATCGCATTATCTATTTTTTCTCCAGCAACAAAGCGTTTTGCTCCAAGAGCGAGTCCATACTTATTCACAAAATTTGTTACAAGCTTATTCTCAGCAACTGTTAATACTACCTTTCTAGCAACATTACTCAAAAATAATCCCCCCTTTGTATTAGCAGAAAAATACCTATGCTAAACATATTATTGTTGCAAGTTTCATGCCATTTTAAATTGTTGCTAATGCTGACATTTACTACCCATTTAAAAGAATAATTCGTCTACTCTCTGGACAGAATGACGATTTTTTAGACACTTTGTGGGAAAGCTATTATAGGGAGGTTTGAGTTTATGGACTATTTAAATGTTTTATTAAGGGCATTCTTTGCCTTCGCTTTTCTTTTAATATTTAGCCGACTTGTCGGTAAAAAACAAGTTAATCAGTTTTCCTTTTTCGACTATATTGTAGGCATAACTGTAGGTTCAATCGCAGCTACAACGACCACAGAGCTTGATTCTCCTCCTTACACACATTTGGCTGGAATGTTTTTCTGGTTTCTATTTGCCTGGCTTTTAGGAGTTGCCACTATAAAAAATAGAATAACCTCAAAGTGGTTATTAGGAGAACCGACAATTATTATTCATAATGGAAAAATTCTTGAGAAAAATATGGCAAAAATGAATTATCATATGGATGAACTAATGCAGCAGTTAAGAATTAGGGGAGCTTTTAATCCAAGTGATGTAGAGTTTGCTGTCTTAGAAACTAACGGTTATTTATCTGTTAAAAAGAAATCTCAAAAACGAAGTGTAACACCTGAGGATTTAAATATTTCTACAAAATACGAAGGCATTTCTACAGAGCTAATATATGATGGCCAGATCATTTTGCAGAACTTAGAAATGATTGGTCTTAATAAGAATTGGCTAATTAGTGAATTAGAAAAACAAGGTATAAAGTCGCTTGCACAAGTGAGTCTTTGTATTTTAGAAAGTAATGGAAAACTCTATGTAGATCTAAGAGATGATAATGTGAAACCTCCTACTGAAGTAAACATAAGTGATTATCCAGGACCAAACTAAAAGCTCCATAAGATAAAACTTGGCTTGTGCCAAGTCTTTAACAGAGGTGGAAGCCTTAGTTGAATTAATTATCTACCGACAATTTATACTTCTGGTAGTAGAAAAAAATATCCTACCTAGTGGTAGGATTCCGTTTATACTATTGGTGCGAGAGATGGGACTTGAACCCACACGTCAATTCTGACACATGCCCCTCAAACATGCCTGTCTGCCGATTCCAGCACTCTCGCATTATGCTCAACGAGTATTATAACAGATATTTTTTTTTATAGCAATATCAAACCTATTCCTCCAAAAGTTTAATGAGCTTTAGCTTTCCAATAAATGTATCAATTTTCTCTACTGTTGGTATGCCTAACGCTTTATACGTCGGCATATAACTAAACTCTACATTAGTTGGTTCAACTCCAATTATAGATATTCCTAAGTTCATAATTTCCTTTATTAATGGATAATCTAATAATTTCGCAAAATCTAAACTGTTGTTTGTAGTGCCGCCCCCAACAATCAACAGGTAATCTGCTGGAACTGTAAAGTTACCACTAATACTTATGAATTCTGACTCCACTAATTCTTCGGCCATTATTGTATGATCTAATGGCTTTAGTTTTTTAGTAATAGTATTGATGAGGTCCGGAACTATCAGTTCAACTTGATTATGATCATAAAAATCTTTGGAGATTGTGATCTCAAATACCTTTTCCACTCCAGTTTCTGTTAAAGCACCTATAAACTCTTCCGGACTAAAGTCCGGATTTGTGACTAGTACCCCAACCCTTTTATCAGTTAATCTCTGTCCTGCAATAATGGGGAATACTTCCTTGCCTAACTCATCATAGGTATTCAAATTTTCTTGAAGATTTAGTACATTAGATCTTAAAAAACGGTTATCATCTCTTAGCTTATCAAATTCCTTTTCAAGTAGCACAATTAATTGCTCTTGTTCTTTTATTAAAACACCATCACTTATCACGGTACTTCCAATAAATATTCCAATACCAAGTGCAAGAAAAAGAGCAATAACTGTAGCTATATGATATCTTAAATCGATCATTTCATCCCCCTTTTCAGGGTAATCATATTAACTCTAGTTTTTGCCCTATATAATAGTCATATACTCATTAATAACAACACTTTTAATTATATTATTCTTTCTAATCCATCTGTTACAGTTTTTCCAGGTATTCTTCCCCTTTTTGCTATGGGTTTTCCATTAATTTCTTTAATATCCATTGTCATGTCAATGGGTGGCCTACTTGATATATAGCTACCTACTCCAAAGGCATCTGCACCTGCTGCAATGTGTTTTTCTATTTTTTCTGGATTCAGTCCTCCCGAGACAAAGATCTTTACATGGTTAAAACCTGCTTGATCTAGTCTTGCTCTTACTTCCTTGATTAGTTCTGGTCTTACGCCTCCTCTTTCACTAGGTGTATCTAGTCTAATGCCATAAAGCTTATCCTTAAGTGCATTTGCAACTCTTAAGGCTTCTTCAGCTTCATCTTTAAATGTATCCACCAATATCAAACGTGATGCATCTTCTGGCATGTGTTTATCATAGGCCTCAGCAGCTTTAACTGTATCCCCCATAATTAGGAAAACCGTGTGAGGGGCAGTTCCAACAGGGTCTACTCCAAACAATTTTGCACCTAAAACACAGCTAGCACCACTAGCACCACCTACCAAGGCAGCTCTTTCCATGACTGGAGCAACGCTTGGGTGCACGTGCCTTGCACCAAAAGAAAAAAAGGATTTTTCTTTGACAATCTGTTTGATTTCATGAGCTGCTGTGGCCCACCCACTAGAATGTGCTAATATTCCTAGTATGGCTGTCTCGTGTATTCCAAACTCACTATAAGGGCCTTCTATTCTCATTACCACATCTTTAGCCTGGCAAGCCTGTCCTTCTTTTAAAGCCCATACTTTAATATCTTTGTCCCTCAAGAGATTTTTTGCTTCATCTATACCAGCTAGTATACCAGAACGCCTCATAAAAACCTCTGCAGTAACAGGTGTATCTGCCAGCCCTTCTTTTTTAAGGATCTCATTGGTCCTTATAAAGTATATATCCGTAACTGCTCCATTTAGTATTTCCTCATGTTCTGCTGAAAAAAAAGGTCTATTTTTATCTATTTTAAGATTTTTTACCTTTTCTAGCGTATCTATTTCATTTCTTTTCACAACAATCACCCCATTAACTACAAAATTTCTCTTCTTCTATAACTAGAATTATTTATCATCACTAATTTTTCGTTATATATTGTTAAAATACCTCTTTTTAAACAATTATTTCCCATAAAGTTTTTGATATGTTTCATATGTACTATTAACTCTTCGGACATAATCTCTTGTTTCTCTAAAAGGGATTTTATCTATATCCTCATCACCAAGCCATATGCCTGTATCCACCCATTTTTTTACATTTCCCCTGCCTCCATTATAGGCAGCTAGGATAAGGTTGGTGTTATTATTAAACTCTTGTTTCAAGCTTGCTAAATACCAACTCCCCAGCCTTATAT
Protein-coding regions in this window:
- a CDS encoding spermidine synthase (catalyzes the formation of spermidine from putrescine and S-adenosylmethioninamine); translation: MEGIWFTEKQLPGLAVSCLVKKTLHHEKSEYQDVKVVDTDTFGTMLLLDNVIQTNVRDEFVYHEMISFPALNTHPNPENVLVIGGGDGGTIREVAKHPKVKKATLVEIDGVVVEVSKKYLPSISAGLKDPKVEVKIGDGIKHVKDNKNTYDVILVDSTDPIGPAVGLFSKEFYTDVFNALKEDGIFVAQTASPFFNGDMIKRIHKDLAGIFPVKDLYVATVPTYPGGYWCFTMGSKKHNPREITKESIAAPNTKYYSPEVHFAAFALPPFVEEFVK
- a CDS encoding AraC family transcriptional regulator, with the protein product MKINGSKIREIREERGMSLAELAAKSKVSVSFLSEIETGRKSPSLRTIEKIINVLNISKSIFLSENMIQGIELGERVRLIRNEKNLTLSKIAERTGYSISYMSDIETGKVLPSIEAVKKLADVLDVPVTTIVDSNLTFGQKLKRVREEQGITQSNIATLSNLSTGLIGQLETGKVQPSLSTIEKIAEALSISPCYFILNGAGPEDMLRQMSPDLKDLLANKEVQSVLKLLCHSNKKEIEFILNFIKLYKQTGLNDDQEEES
- a CDS encoding molybdopterin-guanine dinucleotide biosynthesis protein MobB, with the translated sequence MAKMISLVGRSNVGKTTHLEKVLREIKSRGYKVATIKHDVHGFDIDVPGKDTWKHAQAGADTVVISSPNKIAIIEKLSEEKTLDEIAEKLQNVDIIITEGYKRANKPKIEIVRMERGTEPLCDAKELLALVTDCDIDMDVPKFSFEDVSALVDLIEKKFIR
- a CDS encoding spore photoproduct lyase, which encodes MQTFKPKRVLFEQGALDYPLGEKLYTQFKNDKDVAVTIIGSHNRVIGIPGKSPQEGFKEAKKTLVVGVRKSSDFQTCKPSAHYQLPLSTSCPGMCEYCYLHTTLGKKPYLRIYVNIHEVLAKAKEYIDGRLPEITVFEGAATSDPLALEHLTGNLEETIRFFSGESHGRFRFVTKYAEVNSLLNINHNGNTRFRFSINTPYVITKFEHNTPGLKERLAAARKVAKAEYPLGFIIGPVIIYDGWEDDYKSLFLSLQNDLQKVVKEAITFEIITHRYTTRAKNNIMDIFPNTDLPMDEEERQLKYGQFGYTKYLYPKEDMKSINNIFKGMIGKYFPNSKIEYFV
- a CDS encoding proline dehydrogenase, translated to MSNVARKVVLTVAENKLVTNFVNKYGLALGAKRFVAGEKIDNAINAIKQLNAKGISATLDNLGESCYEAKTATDGTMEAIRILEVISDIGVDSNLSVKLTQLGLDIDQEFCLSNLMEIVGKANELDNFVRIDMEDSSKVDATIAVFRELKEKYPNNVGLALQSYLYRTEKDMDNLSDLKPNFRLMKGAYNEPKEVAFPLKKDVDDNLVKIIKKHLDAGFYTAIASHDENIINISKDYISKKNIPTSQYEFQMLYGICSNLQEQLVREGHKVRCYVPYGTDWYPYFSRRLAERPANIVFILKNLLKK
- a CDS encoding nicotinate phosphoribosyltransferase, which codes for MKRNEIDTLEKVKNLKIDKNRPFFSAEHEEILNGAVTDIYFIRTNEILKKEGLADTPVTAEVFMRRSGILAGIDEAKNLLRDKDIKVWALKEGQACQAKDVVMRIEGPYSEFGIHETAILGILAHSSGWATAAHEIKQIVKEKSFFSFGARHVHPSVAPVMERAALVGGASGASCVLGAKLFGVDPVGTAPHTVFLIMGDTVKAAEAYDKHMPEDASRLILVDTFKDEAEEALRVANALKDKLYGIRLDTPSERGGVRPELIKEVRARLDQAGFNHVKIFVSGGLNPEKIEKHIAAGADAFGVGSYISSRPPIDMTMDIKEINGKPIAKRGRIPGKTVTDGLERII